In Paenibacillus sp. FSL M7-0420, a single genomic region encodes these proteins:
- a CDS encoding cache domain-containing protein: protein MFRSFGRNIRLVLVLFITVYISASSFILFRNMEHRSLDMLRQLSVQYTGQQHKNTLLFMNWLEETSKLISNNQVVQQALKKPAYDGAISPILEGIRSSSSDILGIYIWGEAGAAYSSSNVSGLLPFTEIKKDPGMKQFLGDREQTLRWTVLNREQLMNAPTDLRDRLLLEVKIQDAGGRVLGLLSLEVEIGKLYSFYLSDKNSIYGENEVYLLKGNGELLKAADMPLVRLKEIGAALATPGKSSLNETGLKERETADGLILLYPLPDSEDQIVTYISADGMNAELRAFKYIMLALNTAVFLLFWLLISMLSGSIVNPLNQLYLKINSTMKE, encoded by the coding sequence ATGTTCAGATCGTTCGGCCGCAACATCCGCCTCGTCCTGGTGTTGTTCATTACGGTCTATATCTCTGCTTCAAGCTTCATTCTGTTCCGCAATATGGAGCACCGTAGCCTGGATATGCTCAGGCAGTTGTCTGTCCAGTACACCGGCCAGCAGCATAAGAATACACTGCTGTTCATGAACTGGCTGGAAGAGACCTCCAAGCTGATCTCCAATAATCAGGTGGTACAACAAGCGCTGAAGAAACCAGCGTATGACGGGGCCATCTCACCGATACTGGAAGGGATACGTTCTTCCAGCAGTGATATACTCGGCATTTACATTTGGGGGGAAGCAGGCGCAGCTTATTCTTCCAGCAATGTGTCGGGGCTGCTCCCGTTCACCGAGATCAAGAAGGACCCGGGAATGAAGCAATTCCTGGGAGATCGTGAGCAGACCTTACGCTGGACGGTCCTGAACCGGGAACAGCTGATGAATGCGCCTACGGATCTGCGTGACCGTCTGCTGCTTGAAGTGAAAATTCAGGATGCGGGAGGACGGGTCCTTGGTCTGCTCTCCCTTGAAGTGGAGATTGGCAAGCTGTACAGCTTCTACCTGTCAGACAAGAATTCGATCTACGGGGAGAATGAGGTCTACCTGCTGAAGGGTAACGGGGAGCTGCTGAAGGCAGCGGATATGCCCCTGGTGCGTCTTAAGGAAATCGGAGCAGCGCTGGCCACACCGGGGAAAAGCAGCCTGAATGAAACGGGCTTAAAGGAGCGCGAAACAGCAGACGGCCTAATTCTGCTCTATCCGCTGCCCGACTCAGAGGATCAGATTGTCACCTATATCTCTGCTGACGGCATGAACGCAGAGCTGCGGGCGTTCAAATATATCATGCTGGCATTGAACACCGCAGTATTCCTATTGTTCTGGCTGCTGATTTCTATGCTGAGCGGAAGTATTGTCAATCCGTTGAACCAGCTATACCTGAAGATCAATTCAACAATGAAAGAGTAA
- a CDS encoding cache domain-containing sensor histidine kinase: MNSRLRRFKIKGRIVIVLLAGLSLHLVLMLVIFNFYSYTYLQKDLYRHVVQTQRQIGLSVELMADDIQMLFLRFLVNSDIYQIINNDHLPAADKESRIGAIIDDMLADNFLAGNVIIQTNDNVLYSYQTKQQMLEVPEALFIKRIQESSMPVVGEIKRDGEGNAYIPFGQQFRNFNTGQNIGVVIIYVRESALAALYSSSFTGIGYSFLTSGNRIISHPDKRLLGNFLEESAPLRPGKEEGYRTWSENGNTYIIATYPLNPRLESLGVSWEFTSVISSHKLFAGIVKGNRNALLFASVTFIVLLLLSFYLAAQITRPLLKLKKKLGLFGKKDLAAVYDQRGQVDEISQLENSYYQMVERISQLMLEKDEEKEKQRKAELTALQSQINPHFLYNTLDAIAWIARLKKQPDIERLISSLATFFRISLHKGDKFVTVEEEIRLVQSFVTVEQMRFPDKFGVEYEIDESLQGVRILKLILQPIAENAIKHGISEKRGAGRIWIKGELRGEEIRFTVTDDGVGFANGATLSQAKEDVLFQSGYGLRNVDERIKLEYGPQYGLSISSTPGQGTTVTISLKKELSR, translated from the coding sequence ATGAATTCCCGGCTGCGGCGGTTCAAGATCAAGGGCCGGATTGTAATTGTCCTGTTAGCGGGCTTGTCTCTGCATCTGGTGCTGATGCTGGTTATTTTCAATTTCTACTCTTATACCTATCTGCAAAAAGACTTGTACCGTCATGTCGTTCAGACGCAGCGCCAGATTGGACTGAGCGTGGAGCTGATGGCCGATGACATCCAGATGCTGTTCCTGCGGTTTCTGGTGAACAGTGACATCTATCAGATCATCAATAATGACCACCTCCCGGCTGCAGACAAGGAATCGCGAATCGGAGCCATTATTGACGATATGCTGGCCGATAACTTCTTGGCAGGCAATGTTATCATCCAGACCAATGACAATGTACTCTATTCTTATCAGACCAAGCAGCAGATGCTGGAGGTTCCTGAAGCCCTGTTCATCAAGCGTATTCAAGAGAGCAGTATGCCTGTGGTTGGTGAGATCAAACGGGATGGCGAAGGCAATGCCTACATTCCCTTCGGACAGCAGTTCCGCAACTTCAATACGGGGCAGAATATCGGTGTCGTGATTATTTATGTCAGAGAGTCCGCCTTGGCGGCACTGTATTCCTCCAGCTTCACAGGCATCGGCTACTCCTTCCTGACGTCCGGCAACCGGATTATTTCCCACCCTGACAAACGGCTTCTGGGCAATTTCCTGGAGGAGAGCGCACCGCTTCGTCCGGGTAAGGAAGAAGGCTACCGTACTTGGTCGGAGAATGGCAACACTTATATCATTGCGACCTATCCGCTGAATCCCCGGCTGGAGTCCCTTGGGGTTAGCTGGGAATTCACCAGCGTGATCTCCAGCCACAAGCTGTTCGCGGGAATCGTCAAGGGCAACCGCAATGCGCTCCTGTTCGCCAGCGTAACCTTCATCGTGCTGCTCCTGCTGTCCTTCTATCTGGCAGCGCAAATTACCCGTCCGCTGCTGAAATTGAAGAAGAAGCTGGGGCTCTTCGGCAAAAAAGATCTGGCTGCTGTCTATGACCAACGAGGACAAGTAGATGAGATTAGCCAACTGGAGAACAGCTATTACCAAATGGTGGAACGGATCAGCCAACTGATGCTGGAAAAGGATGAGGAGAAGGAAAAGCAGCGCAAGGCCGAACTAACTGCGCTGCAATCGCAGATTAACCCCCATTTCCTATACAACACCTTGGATGCGATTGCCTGGATTGCCCGGCTGAAGAAGCAGCCGGACATTGAGCGGCTGATTTCCTCATTGGCCACTTTTTTTCGGATCAGCCTGCATAAAGGGGATAAGTTCGTCACGGTCGAAGAGGAAATCCGTCTGGTGCAGAGCTTCGTGACGGTCGAACAAATGCGGTTCCCGGATAAGTTCGGAGTGGAATATGAGATAGATGAATCCTTGCAAGGCGTCCGCATATTGAAGCTGATTCTCCAGCCTATTGCAGAGAATGCGATCAAACATGGCATCAGCGAGAAGCGCGGCGCAGGCCGAATCTGGATTAAGGGGGAGCTTCGGGGGGAAGAGATCCGGTTCACCGTGACGGATGATGGAGTCGGATTCGCAAATGGGGCAACACTCAGCCAGGCCAAAGAGGATGTGCTGTTCCAGAGCGGCTACGGACTGCGTAATGTGGACGAACGCATTAAGCTGGAATATGGTCCCCAATATGGGCTTAGTATCTCCAGCACTCCCGGGCAAGGCACCACCGTGACCATCAGCTTGAAGAAGGAATTGTCCAGATGA
- a CDS encoding response regulator codes for MLKALVVDDEYLVRMGITQTIDWAEYGVEIIGEASNGEEGLALALQHRPDVIITDIRMPFMNGLELIEKIREQDMLVGIVVLSGYDEFQYAQAALRYGASTYLLKPINIEELADTVRCVGDEILEKKLHSKRYSQLNGEIASISKQFWQDLLHGQLDDEEFVAGKLKLLSLQLEPGEAILPLSLAFPPDNGLESSAEGTRALEDAAAALMEAHSLEQLCLFRDSHLEWVMVIRTRELTHAIDYARSLGKQLSEWSQQHFGQPLSIGIGKPTEDWYRIADSYRQAVLAAQRALTGVERVLYAGEEAGARCRREIREALAFIREHYAGNITVERVASAVFVSPTHLMHLFRKDLNKTFYECLTEYRIEEAKRMLRNPMYRVYEVGNQVGFTDSKYFSQIFKKMTGIPPSEYAKTYG; via the coding sequence ATGTTGAAAGCGCTTGTAGTCGATGACGAATACCTGGTACGCATGGGCATCACACAAACTATTGATTGGGCAGAATACGGCGTTGAGATCATTGGAGAAGCCAGCAATGGCGAAGAAGGCCTGGCGCTCGCCCTGCAGCACCGTCCGGATGTGATTATCACCGATATCCGCATGCCGTTCATGAATGGTCTGGAGCTTATAGAGAAAATCCGCGAACAGGACATGCTGGTGGGCATTGTCGTTCTTAGCGGTTATGATGAATTTCAATATGCGCAGGCAGCTCTGCGTTATGGCGCTTCGACCTATTTACTGAAGCCCATTAATATAGAAGAACTTGCAGATACGGTGCGCTGTGTCGGCGATGAAATTCTGGAGAAGAAGCTGCATTCGAAGCGGTACTCACAGCTTAACGGGGAAATCGCTTCGATCTCCAAGCAATTCTGGCAGGATTTGCTGCATGGGCAATTGGATGATGAGGAATTTGTAGCCGGTAAGTTAAAGCTGTTGAGTCTTCAGCTCGAACCCGGAGAGGCTATCCTTCCTCTATCTCTCGCCTTCCCTCCCGACAATGGCCTAGAGAGCAGTGCGGAGGGAACGAGAGCATTGGAGGATGCCGCAGCAGCCTTGATGGAAGCGCATTCTTTGGAGCAGCTCTGCCTCTTCCGGGACAGCCATCTGGAGTGGGTTATGGTAATTCGGACCAGAGAATTAACACATGCCATTGACTATGCCCGCAGCTTGGGCAAACAGCTGTCCGAATGGAGCCAGCAGCACTTCGGGCAGCCGCTCAGTATAGGTATAGGCAAGCCTACAGAAGATTGGTACAGGATCGCAGACTCATACCGGCAAGCTGTTCTTGCCGCACAGCGGGCTTTGACAGGTGTTGAACGTGTGCTGTATGCCGGGGAAGAAGCCGGAGCGCGCTGCCGGCGTGAAATCAGGGAAGCACTCGCTTTTATCCGGGAGCATTATGCCGGGAATATTACCGTTGAGCGGGTCGCTTCGGCGGTATTCGTGAGTCCGACCCATCTGATGCATCTGTTCCGCAAGGATCTGAATAAGACCTTCTACGAGTGTCTGACGGAATACCGCATCGAGGAAGCCAAGCGTATGCTGCGTAATCCGATGTACCGGGTCTATGAGGTGGGTAATCAGGTCGGCTTTACCGATTCCAAGTATTTCAGTCAGATCTTCAAGAAAATGACCGGTATCCCGCCAAGTGAATATGCGAAAACCTATGGTTAA